The following proteins are encoded in a genomic region of Chitinophagaceae bacterium:
- a CDS encoding TonB-dependent receptor, whose product MNSRILIIAVFLLFLLSLSISGFAQTGTISGNVKDKRDNMPLIGVNVFIQGTSIGTSTDFDGNYRLENVPHGQYNIEFSYLGYERTVHTGIRVQRGETVTLDITLSEGSISIDEEIVIVGERPLVDVNESRSQSVISSDVIEAAPVRQIQNLLNTQAGVVQNPEGLYIRGGRDYETGFYIDGVSARDPLAGTGFGLDLGTNAISNIEVTTGGMGVEYGNATSGIVDASTRSGGREFELNASYKTDNFGFNDGWESTFNTREIELGFGGPAKTLNKVVPGEIRYFTSFKTYHSDDFTRNPPDRLKSSIYPSESWSPRQDNRYSMMFNINYNIDSRKRLRFSYLKSLTINQNTNLLRITGNDVTFRPGYQYLFSLQPDNANTYTHDTNLQTLSWSHTTSDRFTYRLLASRLYVKLRADANGRDWRPLNVDSEFDPGSIVEFPTSNFNPDDSIVFVLPGPGLFNNNGIATLWHDHYVVEYTMRASGTLYSKDTYNRLHFGVEVVPQEMLWVDIIRPWIGAPVELADGSISQSFRLGDLSDVWKVNPLRGAIYASNRLRFRGLIAEIGARYEVWMPGKFVDDAINNPDAPIRDEIRESYISKSTRVGDRYFKSRLLPRVSASFPIRENTMMYFNYGHSTVMPHPSFIYTGLDPFFTDRSTLSRLGNPDLDPEVDISYEVGLRSQLTMNDAFNFTAFWRDKYDFITSSSVLIQDFTGRDVNRTIRINSDYARSRGIEISYIKRISRWFNGQISFSYSKATGQSSSSSETLQDILSTGIRETTRETPLAWDTPIDLKAYAIFTKNDDNGLFGVKALNKMSLYVEAIYRTGRRYTRYNFVGLETASDRPIYEMESDPEQRFSEIGQSLFWLNLNYRKWWDIGSTSLALTIEITNALNTKNAAIINPVTGRAYEDGDNVPTEWRDPRFNDPRDPRSGNRPPNDPSRFHPPRNIMLGLAFRL is encoded by the coding sequence ATGAATTCAAGGATACTTATTATAGCTGTGTTTTTATTGTTTTTATTAAGCCTTTCAATAAGTGGTTTTGCTCAAACAGGAACTATTAGCGGAAACGTAAAGGATAAGCGGGATAATATGCCATTAATTGGTGTAAACGTCTTTATTCAGGGAACTTCCATTGGTACCTCAACAGATTTTGACGGAAACTACAGGCTTGAAAATGTACCTCATGGTCAATATAATATTGAGTTTAGTTACTTAGGCTATGAAAGAACTGTCCATACAGGAATTAGAGTTCAAAGAGGAGAAACTGTCACTTTAGATATCACATTAAGTGAAGGCTCTATTTCTATAGATGAGGAAATTGTCATTGTAGGTGAACGTCCGTTAGTAGATGTAAATGAATCCAGAAGTCAGTCTGTTATCAGTAGTGATGTGATTGAAGCGGCACCGGTAAGGCAAATTCAAAATCTTTTAAACACACAAGCGGGAGTTGTCCAAAATCCGGAAGGGCTTTATATTAGAGGCGGAAGAGATTATGAAACCGGATTTTATATAGATGGAGTTTCTGCAAGAGATCCTTTGGCGGGAACAGGCTTTGGGTTAGATTTAGGCACAAATGCAATAAGCAATATTGAAGTAACCACGGGCGGAATGGGCGTTGAATATGGAAATGCAACTTCCGGTATAGTTGATGCAAGCACTCGCTCAGGTGGTCGGGAATTTGAATTAAATGCAAGTTATAAAACAGACAACTTTGGGTTTAATGATGGCTGGGAATCTACTTTTAACACCCGCGAAATAGAACTTGGCTTTGGAGGCCCTGCTAAAACACTTAATAAAGTAGTACCGGGGGAAATACGCTATTTTACTTCTTTCAAAACATATCATTCCGATGATTTTACCAGGAATCCACCAGATCGCTTAAAATCCTCTATTTATCCTTCTGAATCGTGGTCTCCAAGGCAAGATAACCGTTACTCTATGATGTTCAATATCAATTATAATATTGATTCCAGAAAGCGCTTGCGTTTTAGTTACTTAAAATCACTGACAATTAATCAAAACACGAACTTATTGAGAATTACCGGTAATGATGTTACCTTCCGTCCGGGTTATCAATATTTATTTTCATTGCAGCCTGACAATGCCAATACTTACACACACGACACCAACTTACAAACTTTATCCTGGTCACATACAACAAGTGACAGGTTTACATATCGTTTACTTGCCTCTAGACTATATGTTAAATTAAGGGCAGATGCCAATGGCAGAGACTGGAGACCTTTGAATGTAGATAGCGAGTTTGATCCGGGTTCTATAGTTGAATTCCCAACCTCTAACTTCAATCCGGATGATTCAATAGTTTTTGTTTTACCCGGCCCCGGACTTTTTAATAATAATGGAATAGCTACTTTATGGCACGATCACTATGTAGTGGAATATACCATGAGAGCAAGCGGTACTCTTTACTCGAAAGATACTTACAATCGATTGCATTTCGGTGTAGAGGTAGTGCCCCAGGAAATGTTGTGGGTCGATATCATTCGCCCCTGGATTGGAGCACCTGTAGAATTAGCTGATGGCAGTATAAGCCAGAGTTTCCGTTTGGGTGATTTAAGTGATGTATGGAAAGTAAATCCTTTAAGAGGAGCAATTTATGCTTCTAACCGACTTCGTTTCAGAGGTTTAATTGCTGAAATTGGCGCCAGATATGAAGTTTGGATGCCGGGCAAATTTGTAGATGACGCTATCAACAACCCTGACGCTCCCATTAGAGACGAAATTAGAGAATCTTATATCTCAAAATCTACGAGAGTTGGAGACCGCTATTTTAAATCCAGATTACTGCCAAGAGTTTCTGCCTCATTTCCAATAAGAGAAAATACAATGATGTATTTTAACTACGGACATTCAACTGTAATGCCTCATCCCTCTTTTATCTATACCGGATTAGATCCCTTCTTTACAGATCGATCAACATTGTCAAGACTTGGAAACCCTGATTTAGACCCTGAAGTAGATATCAGTTATGAAGTTGGCCTTCGCTCACAGCTAACCATGAATGACGCATTTAACTTCACAGCTTTTTGGAGAGATAAATATGATTTCATAACTTCTTCATCTGTTTTGATACAGGATTTTACAGGCAGAGATGTCAACAGAACTATTCGAATAAATTCTGATTATGCCAGATCCAGAGGTATAGAGATTAGTTATATTAAAAGAATTTCAAGATGGTTTAACGGACAAATATCATTTTCGTATTCAAAAGCAACGGGACAAAGCTCCTCCTCATCAGAAACTTTGCAAGATATCTTATCAACCGGCATACGCGAAACAACTCGGGAAACTCCTTTAGCCTGGGACACTCCAATTGATTTAAAAGCTTATGCCATTTTTACTAAGAATGACGATAATGGACTATTTGGAGTGAAAGCTCTCAATAAAATGAGTTTATATGTAGAAGCTATATACAGAACCGGTCGAAGATATACCAGATATAATTTTGTTGGGTTAGAAACAGCAAGTGACAGACCCATTTATGAAATGGAAAGTGATCCTGAGCAACGGTTTTCTGAAATCGGGCAATCACTGTTTTGGCTAAACTTAAATTATAGAAAATGGTGGGATATCGGAAGCACCAGTTTAGCATTAACCATAGAAATTACCAATGCTTTAAACACAAAAAATGCAGCTATTATAAATCCTGTAACAGGCCGTGCATATGAAGATGGTGACAATGTACCAACTGAATGGAGAGATCCCAGATTTAATGACCCCCGTGACCCCCGATCCGGTAATCGACCACCGAATGACCCTTCAAGATTTCATCCACCAAGAAATATTATGTTGGGTTTAGCATTCAGACTCTAA
- a CDS encoding DUF1571 domain-containing protein, protein MGIKLLFTIFMLLAITYSSLADIQRRPDAYTTLERMLEHIENVEGLKFKLRSWERLDDEMSYNEIIGKLNVRPTKIYIYSVSSPNKGAEVLYVEGERNGRALVNPNSFPYVNVNLNPLGNQMRSDQHHTIFNTGFEFLAGIIRHAKESRLDGQSPDEFLEIEHNVFFANRLTHKVTIIDPDFTYVDYTIQNGESLKDIADRKFICEYLIVEKNGFRNFNSGRSGQTIQIPTSYAKKTELYIDIRNYLPIGQFMYDERGLFERYEFYDVEVNPDFADDEFTSSFPDYNF, encoded by the coding sequence ATGGGTATTAAGCTTTTATTTACTATTTTCATGCTATTGGCAATCACTTATTCATCCTTGGCAGATATTCAAAGAAGACCCGATGCCTATACCACACTGGAAAGAATGTTAGAGCATATTGAAAATGTTGAAGGGCTAAAATTTAAGCTACGGTCATGGGAGCGTTTAGATGATGAAATGAGCTATAATGAAATCATAGGGAAGTTAAATGTTCGTCCAACTAAGATTTATATTTATAGTGTCTCCAGTCCTAATAAAGGCGCAGAAGTGCTTTATGTTGAAGGAGAAAGAAATGGAAGAGCTTTAGTAAACCCTAACAGTTTCCCTTATGTCAATGTTAACCTGAATCCTTTAGGAAATCAAATGCGAAGTGATCAGCATCACACCATTTTTAATACCGGATTTGAATTTTTAGCCGGTATCATAAGGCATGCAAAAGAATCCCGCCTTGATGGTCAATCTCCTGATGAGTTTTTAGAAATCGAGCATAACGTCTTTTTTGCCAATCGTTTAACACATAAAGTTACAATTATTGACCCTGATTTTACCTATGTGGACTATACTATTCAAAATGGAGAAAGCCTTAAAGATATTGCGGACAGGAAGTTCATTTGTGAATATCTTATAGTTGAGAAAAATGGTTTTAGGAATTTTAATAGTGGAAGATCGGGACAAACTATTCAAATACCGACTTCCTATGCTAAAAAGACAGAACTTTATATTGATATCAGGAACTATCTTCCCATCGGTCAGTTTATGTATGATGAAAGAGGGTTGTTTGAACGATATGAATTTTATGATGTAGAGGTAAATCCGGATTTCGCCGACGATGAATTTACTTCTTCTTTTCCTGATTATAATTTTTAA
- a CDS encoding T9SS C-terminal target domain-containing protein, with protein MKKELFIFSVLFIAFRTLAFAQCTPDFTIDEPGLSPDDSDLDCIVQGEAYDATIQFKNFEEFEFGGNVVNVNSIRIDSINNGPSGIEWETNKSDNTFASGENGCIRVFGTTNDPMAIYPLSIIVTADVDGVGVIQVDAASQGLGYSLRVKEPGAECPEIETGVREISSVVSFELSPNPVKANANINFNSNETASFDVEVFTLGGQLVNTQKMEVVNGFNNLSLDMSTLSNGVYIISLRDKNNNRITERMVIAN; from the coding sequence ATGAAAAAAGAATTATTTATTTTTTCTGTGCTTTTTATAGCATTCAGAACTTTAGCATTCGCACAATGCACACCGGACTTTACAATTGATGAACCGGGTTTATCACCTGATGATTCAGATTTGGATTGCATAGTACAGGGTGAAGCTTATGATGCAACAATTCAATTTAAAAACTTTGAAGAATTTGAATTTGGCGGTAACGTTGTAAACGTTAATTCAATCAGAATAGATTCTATTAACAATGGCCCTTCAGGAATTGAGTGGGAAACAAATAAATCAGACAATACTTTTGCTTCAGGCGAAAACGGTTGTATCAGAGTATTTGGAACAACAAATGATCCAATGGCTATTTATCCATTAAGTATTATTGTTACAGCTGACGTTGATGGTGTTGGTGTTATACAGGTTGATGCAGCATCTCAGGGCTTAGGTTATAGTCTTAGAGTAAAAGAACCGGGAGCTGAATGTCCGGAAATTGAAACAGGTGTTCGTGAAATATCTTCTGTAGTATCTTTTGAGCTTTCTCCAAACCCTGTAAAAGCAAATGCAAACATCAACTTTAATTCTAACGAGACAGCTTCATTCGATGTTGAAGTGTTTACTTTAGGTGGACAGTTAGTTAATACACAGAAAATGGAAGTAGTTAACGGATTTAATAATTTGTCATTAGACATGAGTACACTTTCTAATGGTGTTTATATTATCTCTTTAAGAGACAAAAATAATAACAGAATTACTGAAAGAATGGTTATTGCAAACTAA
- a CDS encoding L-2-hydroxyglutarate oxidase, with translation MYDIIVIGGGIVGLSSAYKINKRFPHLKIAVLEKESEVGQHQTGRNSGVIHSGLYYKPGSYKAKNCVTGRRELVEFAKKYKVPHEVCGKIVVATKTTEIPFLEKIFSNGIANEVEGIEFIDSAQIKEIEPHCVGVRGIWVPCTGIISFKSVTKKLQELIQQSFTQSEVLTGLKVKKIVKHNDYNEIITDKNSIKCKYIVNCAGLYSDKIAELDGLKRTSRIVGFRGDYYDLTEKGKEKVKNLIYPVPNPAFPFLGVHFTRMVDGTIECGPNAVFVFKREGYGKTDFHFGETMDALSYKGTWKLFMKHWQFGLDEYKRAFSKKMFLNRLKGLIPDLQADDIKPGRSGVRAMALGPDGAMIDDFEIRYNHNSLHVLNAPSPAATSGLAIGEEVANLAQKKFSLV, from the coding sequence ATGTACGATATAATTGTAATAGGTGGCGGTATAGTTGGATTATCATCGGCTTATAAAATCAATAAACGTTTCCCTCATTTAAAAATAGCCGTACTGGAAAAAGAAAGTGAGGTCGGACAACATCAGACGGGTAGAAATTCAGGAGTTATCCATTCCGGATTGTATTATAAACCCGGCTCCTACAAAGCTAAAAACTGTGTCACCGGGAGGCGTGAGTTAGTTGAATTTGCTAAAAAATACAAAGTCCCTCATGAGGTATGTGGTAAAATTGTGGTAGCAACTAAAACAACAGAAATTCCTTTTCTTGAAAAAATATTTTCTAACGGTATTGCAAATGAAGTTGAAGGAATAGAATTTATAGATTCCGCTCAGATTAAAGAAATTGAGCCTCATTGTGTTGGCGTTCGTGGTATTTGGGTACCTTGCACCGGTATTATCAGTTTTAAATCTGTTACTAAAAAACTACAGGAATTAATTCAACAATCTTTTACACAAAGCGAAGTACTAACAGGTTTAAAAGTTAAAAAGATTGTAAAACATAATGATTATAACGAAATCATAACGGATAAAAACAGTATAAAATGTAAGTATATAGTTAATTGTGCCGGCTTATACAGTGATAAAATAGCTGAACTGGATGGTCTGAAAAGAACCTCCAGGATTGTTGGCTTTCGGGGAGATTACTATGATTTAACTGAAAAAGGAAAAGAAAAAGTTAAAAATCTGATATATCCTGTACCGAATCCTGCTTTTCCATTTTTAGGGGTTCATTTTACCCGCATGGTTGATGGCACTATAGAATGCGGTCCAAATGCAGTTTTTGTTTTTAAAAGAGAGGGTTATGGAAAAACAGACTTTCACTTTGGAGAGACTATGGATGCATTAAGCTACAAAGGTACCTGGAAACTATTTATGAAACATTGGCAGTTTGGTTTGGATGAATATAAAAGAGCCTTTTCTAAGAAAATGTTTTTAAACCGTTTAAAAGGCTTAATTCCTGATTTGCAAGCGGATGATATAAAACCGGGTCGTTCCGGTGTGAGAGCTATGGCTTTAGGTCCTGATGGTGCTATGATAGACGATTTTGAAATTCGATATAACCACAATTCACTTCATGTGCTAAATGCACCATCTCCGGCTGCTACCTCAGGCCTGGCTATTGGCGAAGAAGTTGCCAATCTTGCACAGAAAAAATTCTCTCTTGTATAA
- a CDS encoding tRNA-(ms[2]io[6]A)-hydroxylase, with product MLGLKLPTDPRWVNLAEKSLHEILTDHAYCEQKAASTCISLIQSYPDKTKLVEELTPVVTEEWGHFRMVLHELNKRGLNLGFQRKDEYVNKLLKLQKKGLSKEESLTEKLLVAALIEARSCERFRILSLHISDDNLKEFYHKLMIAEAGHYRMFLDLAIFYSDEEKVKKRWQEYLNEEAAIMKEIELRGDRVH from the coding sequence ATGTTAGGCTTAAAACTACCAACAGATCCAAGATGGGTAAACTTAGCTGAAAAAAGTTTACATGAAATTTTAACAGATCATGCATATTGTGAGCAAAAAGCAGCTTCAACCTGTATCTCCCTGATTCAATCATATCCTGATAAAACGAAGTTAGTTGAAGAGTTAACACCGGTTGTTACAGAAGAATGGGGGCATTTCAGAATGGTTTTGCATGAATTAAATAAAAGAGGTTTAAACTTAGGGTTTCAACGTAAAGATGAATACGTAAATAAATTACTCAAGCTACAGAAAAAGGGCTTGTCAAAAGAGGAAAGCTTAACAGAGAAATTATTAGTTGCAGCTTTAATTGAAGCCAGAAGTTGTGAGCGATTTAGAATTTTATCCTTACACATCTCTGATGATAATTTAAAAGAGTTTTATCACAAACTAATGATTGCAGAAGCCGGTCATTACAGAATGTTTTTAGACCTGGCTATCTTTTATTCTGATGAAGAGAAAGTAAAAAAAAGATGGCAGGAATATCTTAATGAAGAAGCAGCAATAATGAAAGAAATTGAATTGAGAGGAGATAGGGTTCATTAA